One segment of Natronobacterium texcoconense DNA contains the following:
- the hisB gene encoding imidazoleglycerol-phosphate dehydratase HisB: MSERTATVTRDTAETAIECSVTIDGTGDADVETGIGFFDHMLESFAKHGLFDLEIDCDGDLEIDDHHTVEDVAIVLGEAIDEALGDRSGIVRYADRRVPLDEAVASAVVDVSGRPRFYFDGEFSQDAIGGFTSDMARHFGESLAMNAGLTLHLEVTGENAHHEVEALFKTLARTLDDATRIDERREGTPSTKGTL; this comes from the coding sequence ATGAGCGAGCGAACGGCGACAGTCACGCGAGACACTGCCGAGACAGCAATCGAGTGTAGCGTGACGATCGACGGAACTGGCGACGCCGACGTCGAGACCGGGATCGGCTTCTTCGATCACATGCTCGAGTCGTTCGCCAAACACGGGCTGTTCGACCTCGAGATCGACTGCGACGGCGACCTCGAGATCGACGATCACCACACCGTCGAGGACGTCGCGATCGTCCTCGGGGAGGCGATCGACGAGGCCCTGGGCGATCGATCGGGGATCGTCCGCTACGCCGACCGACGAGTGCCGCTGGACGAGGCCGTCGCGAGCGCCGTCGTCGACGTCAGCGGTCGGCCGCGTTTCTACTTCGACGGGGAGTTCTCCCAGGATGCGATCGGCGGGTTCACCAGCGACATGGCACGTCACTTCGGCGAATCGCTTGCGATGAACGCCGGCCTCACGCTACACCTTGAGGTCACTGGCGAGAACGCCCACCACGAGGTCGAGGCGCTGTTCAAGACGCTCGCTCGAACCCTAGATGACGCGACGCGGATCGACGAGCGCCGCGAGGGGACGCCGAGTACGAAAGGAACGCTGTAG